One genomic segment of Candidatus Berkiella aquae includes these proteins:
- the pgi gene encoding glucose-6-phosphate isomerase yields the protein MNPIWQRLQEQANNMQQQKIADLLKEPKRVEQYSFAVGDIYLDYSKNFIDQNVMASLLALADSVELTHAIKRLIAGEKVNITEDRPALHTALRRDLNKPLLVNQQDVMQNIGAQFDKMATIVDKLHAKRWLGATGKPITDVVNIGIGGSDLGPLMAVEALKHYQQSAVKMHFASNIDPVVISDLLKELNSETTLFIISSKSFSTPETLTNAQVAKNWLIAALGQSIENHLLAVTASPEKAQGFGVHSDNILTFEPWVGGRYSIWSTIGLPLAISIGMTHFKDFLKGASAMDEHFANAELAQNMPVILALLGIWYINFWQASTLAVLPYINTLQYLPDYLQQLDMESNGKQVTIHNQQTPYTTGPIVWGQVGTNGQHAFYQLLHQGTHFIPVDFIVAANSNSSLTEQHQQLIANCFAQAQALMQGRDDTKFAHEHMPGNKPSNILLLKKMTPFVLGQLLALYEHKVYVQGIIWQINSFDQPGVELGKKLADRLYQSIKNHQFDEQIDVSTQALIEKCREMSQ from the coding sequence ATGAATCCTATTTGGCAACGTTTACAAGAACAAGCAAATAATATGCAACAGCAAAAAATTGCAGATTTGTTAAAAGAACCTAAACGTGTCGAACAATACTCATTCGCTGTTGGTGATATCTATTTAGATTATTCCAAAAATTTTATTGATCAAAACGTTATGGCATCGTTGCTTGCGCTGGCCGATAGTGTTGAATTGACGCATGCAATTAAGCGACTGATTGCCGGAGAAAAAGTTAATATCACGGAAGACAGGCCGGCACTTCATACTGCGTTGCGTCGTGATTTAAATAAGCCCTTACTCGTTAATCAGCAAGATGTTATGCAAAATATTGGCGCGCAATTTGATAAAATGGCAACGATTGTTGATAAGTTGCATGCAAAACGTTGGTTAGGCGCCACGGGAAAGCCTATTACCGATGTGGTTAATATCGGTATTGGTGGCTCTGATCTAGGCCCTTTAATGGCGGTTGAAGCATTAAAGCATTACCAACAATCCGCGGTAAAAATGCATTTTGCTTCCAATATCGATCCCGTTGTGATCTCAGATTTATTGAAAGAGCTTAATTCTGAAACGACCTTATTTATTATTTCTTCTAAATCGTTTTCAACACCTGAAACATTAACGAATGCACAAGTCGCTAAAAACTGGTTAATCGCGGCATTAGGGCAATCAATAGAAAATCATTTGTTAGCCGTGACCGCATCGCCTGAAAAAGCACAAGGATTTGGTGTTCATTCAGATAATATATTAACCTTTGAACCGTGGGTTGGTGGGCGCTATTCGATTTGGTCTACGATAGGATTACCGCTCGCGATTAGCATTGGAATGACTCATTTTAAAGATTTTCTAAAAGGCGCAAGTGCCATGGATGAGCATTTTGCCAATGCAGAGCTTGCGCAAAATATGCCAGTTATTTTGGCATTACTGGGTATTTGGTATATCAATTTCTGGCAAGCCTCAACGTTAGCTGTTTTACCCTATATCAATACCTTGCAATATTTGCCTGATTATTTACAACAACTGGATATGGAAAGTAATGGTAAGCAGGTTACGATTCATAACCAGCAAACACCTTATACCACGGGACCCATTGTTTGGGGACAAGTGGGTACCAATGGGCAGCATGCGTTTTATCAACTATTACATCAAGGAACGCACTTTATTCCAGTTGATTTTATTGTGGCAGCGAATAGTAATAGTAGTTTAACTGAACAGCATCAGCAGCTTATTGCGAATTGCTTTGCACAAGCACAAGCACTCATGCAAGGTCGTGACGATACCAAGTTTGCACATGAACATATGCCAGGAAATAAACCGAGTAATATATTGTTGCTAAAGAAAATGACGCCTTTTGTCTTAGGGCAATTATTAGCACTTTATGAACATAAAGTTTACGTGCAAGGAATTATTTGGCAAATTAACTCGTTTGATCAACCTGGCGTTGAGTTAGGTAAAAAATTAGCAGATCGCTTATATCAAAGTATTAAAAATCATCAATTCGATGAGCAAATTGATGTTTCAACACAAGCGCTTATTGAAAAATGCCGCGAGATGAGTCAATAG
- a CDS encoding class I SAM-dependent methyltransferase, translating into MTLDELMNDDLRQYIIQATSQEPPLLANLRHETQTQTPFGRMLSGPVEGKLLQFLIKLSRAKTCLEVGTFTGYAALQIASALPVDGRLITCESRAHHAQIAQKYFDLSPHGHKIQLLIGDATRTLPRLDQQFDFIFIDADKINYPTYYDLLLPKLSSGGLMVIDNALWGGEVVNPVAKDSLAIHTLNQKARHDSTVECVMLSVRDGILLIRKL; encoded by the coding sequence ATGACACTTGACGAACTGATGAACGACGACTTACGTCAATATATTATTCAAGCAACCAGTCAAGAGCCGCCTCTTTTGGCCAATTTGCGTCATGAAACGCAAACCCAAACCCCCTTTGGTCGTATGTTAAGTGGCCCAGTTGAAGGGAAATTACTGCAGTTCCTCATTAAATTATCTAGAGCTAAAACTTGCTTAGAAGTCGGTACTTTTACTGGTTATGCCGCATTACAAATAGCGAGTGCCTTGCCTGTTGATGGCCGCCTGATTACTTGCGAATCAAGAGCCCATCATGCACAAATTGCACAAAAATATTTTGACTTAAGTCCCCATGGCCATAAAATCCAACTACTCATAGGTGATGCAACACGTACTTTACCGCGTTTAGATCAACAATTTGATTTTATTTTCATTGATGCGGATAAAATCAATTATCCTACCTATTACGATCTTTTATTACCTAAGCTATCCTCGGGTGGCTTGATGGTCATCGATAATGCTTTGTGGGGAGGTGAGGTGGTTAATCCTGTGGCAAAAGATAGCCTTGCGATTCACACCCTCAATCAAAAAGCACGACACGACTCAACTGTAGAATGTGTCATGCTTTCCGTGCGCGATGGTATATTGCTTATTCGCAAACTCTAA
- the wip gene encoding Dot/Icm T4SS effector Wip, whose translation MNHQYITQYNVNINQYPLPDEQHWAVAGKQITLGDLHGNALKLLYTLTRHGFIDISKRDYDKFVTIYHKKTLDRYDVQDFNAILKQIRIRTRAPQALLRLIGDVVADRGANDYFTLKILKKLRDNGVPVVNMISNHDAEFIECYEKGKLFDENRLGLQARSAGNLQKLIDQGLIETQEVVELIKAYKPTLRALDYSLNAAKNKITIYSHGVIGLENINYIAEALGMNGVHCDEHSSAIEIAQIIEEINIRFAVQVKESTVSELLKLDSVDSRAINGVAPIDPQAFAFAHLVWNRDANSLKRPEHINFVHGHDMKDKTINNIFNLDNLLGKAPERHIGTYNSLFSNEITLRTQLTPPLTPPLTPPVAEITAPIPAEPPVGTILYRAPKPIASVQPVSSPASLDEELEEGWVTVEAPKEDLPMVQNKNSGWFPSLTNWLWKSDQGIVDSDYSATVQPPKPGQDNRLT comes from the coding sequence ATGAATCATCAATACATCACTCAATACAACGTTAACATTAATCAATATCCATTGCCCGATGAACAGCATTGGGCCGTTGCGGGTAAGCAGATCACCCTGGGTGATTTGCATGGTAATGCCTTAAAATTATTATATACGCTGACTCGCCATGGGTTTATTGATATCTCAAAAAGAGATTATGATAAATTTGTAACGATTTATCATAAAAAAACGCTAGATCGTTATGATGTGCAAGATTTTAATGCAATTTTAAAGCAGATCAGAATTCGAACACGCGCACCACAAGCGTTATTAAGATTAATAGGGGATGTGGTTGCCGATCGTGGTGCCAATGATTATTTCACCTTAAAAATCTTAAAAAAATTACGAGACAATGGTGTTCCCGTAGTCAATATGATTTCTAATCATGATGCTGAATTTATTGAATGTTATGAAAAAGGAAAATTATTTGATGAGAATCGATTAGGACTTCAAGCAAGATCTGCGGGCAATTTACAAAAGTTAATCGATCAAGGTTTGATTGAAACACAAGAAGTCGTAGAATTAATCAAAGCTTATAAACCTACGTTACGAGCATTAGATTATTCATTAAATGCGGCTAAAAACAAGATCACAATTTATAGCCATGGCGTCATTGGCCTTGAAAATATCAACTATATTGCCGAAGCGTTAGGAATGAATGGTGTTCATTGTGATGAGCATAGCTCAGCAATTGAGATTGCTCAGATCATTGAAGAAATAAATATAAGATTTGCCGTGCAGGTTAAGGAAAGCACGGTGAGTGAATTATTAAAACTTGATAGCGTTGATTCTAGAGCAATCAATGGCGTTGCGCCTATTGATCCGCAAGCGTTTGCTTTTGCCCATTTGGTATGGAATCGAGATGCAAATAGCTTGAAAAGACCAGAGCATATCAATTTTGTTCATGGTCATGATATGAAAGATAAAACCATCAACAATATTTTTAATTTAGATAATCTATTAGGTAAAGCACCTGAGCGTCATATTGGCACTTATAATTCACTTTTTTCAAATGAAATCACTTTACGTACACAATTAACGCCACCTCTGACGCCACCTCTGACGCCACCCGTAGCTGAAATCACAGCTCCGATACCTGCCGAGCCACCTGTAGGGACCATTCTTTATCGTGCGCCTAAACCTATTGCGTCGGTTCAGCCTGTGTCCTCACCAGCATCATTGGATGAAGAATTAGAGGAAGGATGGGTGACGGTAGAAGCTCCTAAAGAAGATTTGCCAATGGTTCAAAATAAGAATTCGGGTTGGTTTCCCAGTTTAACGAATTGGCTTTGGAAATCCGATCAGGGAATAGTTGATTCTGATTACAGCGCAACGGTGCAACCACCAAAGCCTGGGCAAGATAATCGCTTGACGTAA
- the wip gene encoding Dot/Icm T4SS effector Wip has product MNHEYITQSSVNITEYPLFDKQHWAVAGKQITLGDLHGNALKLLYTLTRHGFVDISKRDYQDFVNLYYKNESDFDDIQAFNALLNRIRVRTRAPQALLRLIGDVLADRGANDYFTLKLLKKLHDNGISVVNMISNHDAEFIRCYEKDKHFDKTPLREGQANSADNFQKLMNAGLIEAAELDELMKAYKSSLRVVDYSLNEARDKITIYSHGLIGLQNINYMAQALGIDEVTCDEHTSATEIAGVIDKINTKFKKYVQKDKITDLLQIKKARAGEGRHTMDAKAYPFAHLVWNREAEGLNRPEHINFVHGHDIHDKTAKNIYNLDNTLGKGPRSYIGTYNLLFTDENKLESRLIKSESEMIVPSTTPPTSSLRLGRIEPNEEEVSEPKIGLIERYEPKPIEPVKPLSESQSFDDELEREFNDWVIMPKEASSTDAAVNDFPVNHASGWFPGLSNFLWGSKHVDPAQTLEATSDAERPSLAVG; this is encoded by the coding sequence ATGAATCATGAATACATCACTCAATCCAGTGTCAACATTACAGAATATCCATTGTTCGATAAACAGCATTGGGCCGTTGCCGGTAAGCAGATCACCTTGGGTGACTTGCATGGTAATGCCTTAAAATTATTATATACGCTGACTCGCCATGGGTTTGTTGATATTTCTAAAAGAGATTATCAAGATTTTGTAAATCTTTATTATAAAAATGAAAGCGATTTTGACGATATACAAGCTTTTAATGCACTTTTAAACCGTATTAGAGTTCGTACCCGTGCACCGCAAGCCCTATTAAGGTTAATCGGAGATGTGCTTGCTGATCGCGGTGCCAATGATTATTTTACCTTGAAATTATTAAAAAAATTACATGATAACGGCATTTCAGTGGTGAATATGATTTCAAACCATGATGCAGAATTTATTCGATGTTATGAAAAAGATAAACATTTTGATAAAACTCCATTAAGAGAAGGACAAGCTAACTCTGCAGACAATTTTCAAAAACTCATGAATGCTGGATTAATTGAAGCGGCTGAACTCGACGAATTAATGAAAGCATACAAATCTTCTTTACGAGTTGTGGATTATTCTTTAAATGAAGCGCGGGATAAAATTACCATTTATAGTCATGGTCTTATTGGCTTACAAAATATCAATTATATGGCACAAGCCTTAGGAATAGATGAAGTTACCTGTGATGAACATACCTCTGCTACTGAAATTGCTGGTGTCATTGATAAAATCAATACTAAATTTAAAAAATATGTCCAAAAGGATAAGATTACGGATTTATTACAGATCAAAAAAGCCAGAGCAGGTGAAGGCCGACATACCATGGACGCCAAAGCCTATCCTTTTGCACACTTAGTGTGGAATCGAGAGGCAGAAGGTTTAAACAGGCCTGAGCATATCAATTTTGTTCATGGTCATGATATTCATGATAAAACCGCTAAGAATATTTATAATTTAGATAATACATTAGGCAAAGGACCTCGCAGTTATATTGGTACCTATAATCTTTTGTTTACAGATGAAAATAAATTGGAATCTCGATTAATCAAATCGGAATCAGAAATGATAGTCCCTTCCACAACGCCACCTACTAGTTCATTGCGGTTAGGTAGAATTGAACCAAATGAGGAAGAGGTGAGCGAACCTAAAATTGGCCTGATAGAAAGATATGAACCAAAGCCAATTGAGCCTGTTAAACCCTTATCAGAGTCTCAATCATTTGATGATGAATTAGAGAGAGAATTTAATGATTGGGTGATCATGCCTAAAGAGGCATCATCAACGGATGCTGCGGTTAATGATTTTCCGGTTAATCATGCTTCGGGTTGGTTCCCTGGTTTAAGTAACTTTCTTTGGGGGAGTAAACACGTTGATCCAGCTCAAACCCTGGAAGCTACATCAGATGCTGAACGCCCTAGTTTAGCCGTAGGCTAG
- the pcnB gene encoding polynucleotide adenylyltransferase PcnB, producing MIRALIKKVGFLFGKAQPTTAKIGQPIVIPRSQHGISRKEISENALKVLYRLNKHGYEAYLVGGSVRDLLLGLHPKDFDVVTNAKPEEVRRVFRNCRLIGRRFRLAHVYFGHDIIEVATFRGKTDAPSEDISHSEQGMILRDNVYGTIAEDVWRRDFTINALYYNIADFSIVDYVGGFADLKAKRMRMIGDVKQRYREDPVRILRAVRFAAKANIELSKELTQPIAELKELLHHISSARLFEEVMKMFHSGVASRIYQELKTNGLLAELFPITDDSIKKNVHPMDALLGIVFQSTDNRIRAEKPVTPSFIVAALLWYPIVERTTALMEKGIPFIPARMQATEELLSQQAKRISIPKRITLGAREIWQLQMRLEKRHGKRAQQLISEQRFRAAYDFLEMRAQIGEDVNDLYEWWRAYIDGDAAIRKELLKKVNQPTGRRKRRKRKPAPT from the coding sequence ATGATCAGGGCTTTAATTAAGAAAGTTGGCTTTCTTTTTGGAAAGGCTCAACCTACAACAGCGAAAATTGGACAACCCATTGTTATTCCACGCAGTCAGCATGGGATTTCACGTAAAGAGATTAGTGAAAATGCGCTAAAAGTCCTTTATCGCTTAAATAAACACGGTTATGAAGCCTATCTTGTGGGTGGTAGTGTGCGCGATCTGCTGCTGGGACTGCATCCTAAAGATTTTGATGTGGTCACCAATGCCAAGCCCGAAGAAGTACGACGGGTTTTTCGAAATTGCCGTCTTATTGGCCGCAGGTTTCGGCTTGCTCATGTGTATTTTGGACATGATATCATTGAAGTTGCCACTTTTCGTGGTAAAACCGATGCACCGTCCGAAGATATTTCGCATTCAGAACAAGGCATGATTTTACGTGATAATGTTTATGGCACCATCGCCGAAGATGTATGGCGCCGTGATTTCACGATAAATGCGTTGTATTACAATATTGCTGATTTTTCTATTGTCGATTATGTCGGTGGTTTTGCCGATTTAAAAGCAAAGCGCATGCGCATGATTGGCGATGTCAAACAACGTTATCGCGAAGATCCCGTACGTATTCTTCGTGCTGTTCGTTTTGCCGCCAAAGCGAATATTGAACTCAGTAAAGAATTAACCCAACCGATTGCCGAGCTAAAAGAATTATTACATCACATCTCTTCTGCCAGGCTTTTCGAAGAAGTGATGAAAATGTTTCATTCCGGAGTTGCTTCTCGTATTTATCAAGAATTAAAAACGAATGGATTATTGGCAGAATTGTTTCCCATTACGGATGACAGCATTAAGAAAAATGTTCATCCAATGGATGCTTTGCTAGGCATCGTTTTTCAAAGTACCGATAATCGAATCCGTGCTGAAAAACCGGTTACGCCTTCTTTTATTGTTGCAGCCTTATTATGGTATCCAATCGTTGAGCGCACAACAGCATTAATGGAAAAAGGTATTCCTTTTATTCCTGCAAGAATGCAAGCAACTGAAGAATTATTATCGCAACAAGCAAAGCGTATTAGTATTCCAAAGCGAATTACTTTGGGAGCTCGCGAAATTTGGCAGTTACAAATGCGCTTAGAAAAGCGACATGGCAAACGTGCTCAGCAATTAATCTCAGAGCAACGTTTTAGAGCCGCTTATGATTTCTTAGAAATGCGTGCACAAATCGGTGAAGACGTTAATGACTTATACGAATGGTGGCGAGCTTATATTGATGGTGATGCCGCTATACGCAAAGAGCTGCTTAAAAAAGTAAACCAACCGACCGGTAGAAGAAAGCGACGCAAAAGAAAGCCTGCACCAACATGA
- the wip gene encoding Dot/Icm T4SS effector Wip — translation MSHQYIEEKVNIDQYPLLDEANLAVAGTQISLGDLHGNAQKLLYTLTRHGFIDITKDDYTTFAKLYRKTLLNAEDIKKFKILLTRINVKPEAKKALLRLIGDVTADRGTNDYFTLQLLKKLRDKGVSVVNLISNHDAEFIQPYETGKGFDTSRLGPQANSAANLQRLLDLNLISKAELKELIDAYKPTLRALDYSLNEAKDKITIYSHGVIGLENINYIAEALEMKDVHCDENTPAIEMAIIIEEINARFADHVKNNTVTALLKLDKVDTDAINGKYPIDAKAFPFAHLVWNRKAHGLKRPEHMNFAHGHDMNDKTINNIFNLDNILGKALSYHTGIYNILCSNETTLRAQLEAEEVIPGPIVQPEAEVVIPTATLEDKQPMLNVIEDYQPKPIVKIVSPSNEESFDEELEQEWEKIDATPEVASVPTSTGWMSSLSNWWWGPAKQEEAKPVATSARMSLPTQIKSTEEKPSKHYQQSQSIIDAYGLKEDQVAVDKYGVPLQKVDMSQSLRIVPSSTLTFDYQSSKSVEKTQPVETKTVQYTTALVCK, via the coding sequence ATGAGCCATCAATACATTGAAGAAAAAGTTAATATTGATCAATATCCATTGTTAGATGAAGCCAATTTAGCTGTTGCAGGCACACAGATTTCCTTGGGCGATTTGCATGGTAATGCACAAAAATTACTCTATACACTGACTCGCCATGGTTTTATTGATATTACCAAAGATGATTACACTACTTTTGCAAAACTTTACCGAAAAACCCTGCTTAATGCAGAAGATATTAAAAAATTCAAGATTCTCCTTACACGTATTAACGTTAAACCAGAAGCAAAAAAGGCATTATTAAGATTAATTGGTGATGTAACAGCAGATCGCGGCACCAATGATTATTTCACGTTGCAGTTACTGAAAAAGCTGCGTGATAAGGGCGTATCTGTTGTTAATTTGATATCTAATCATGATGCTGAATTTATTCAACCTTATGAGACAGGAAAAGGATTTGATACTTCTAGATTAGGACCACAAGCAAACTCTGCTGCTAATTTGCAGAGATTGTTAGATCTTAATTTGATTTCCAAAGCTGAATTAAAAGAATTAATTGATGCTTATAAACCTACTTTACGAGCATTGGACTATTCTTTAAATGAAGCAAAAGATAAGATCACCATTTACAGTCATGGTGTCATTGGCCTTGAAAATATCAACTACATTGCCGAAGCGTTAGAGATGAAAGATGTTCATTGTGATGAAAATACACCGGCAATTGAGATGGCGATAATCATTGAAGAAATCAATGCAAGATTTGCAGATCATGTCAAAAATAATACGGTAACTGCTCTACTAAAACTTGATAAAGTTGATACCGATGCAATCAATGGTAAATATCCCATTGATGCAAAAGCCTTTCCTTTTGCACATTTAGTTTGGAATAGAAAAGCACATGGACTGAAAAGACCAGAACATATGAATTTTGCTCATGGTCATGATATGAACGATAAAACGATTAATAATATTTTTAATTTGGATAACATATTAGGTAAGGCGTTAAGCTATCATACCGGCATTTATAATATACTTTGTTCCAATGAGACCACCTTACGCGCGCAATTAGAAGCTGAAGAGGTTATCCCTGGCCCTATTGTGCAACCTGAAGCAGAGGTTGTCATTCCTACCGCGACATTAGAAGACAAGCAACCCATGTTGAATGTGATTGAAGACTATCAACCCAAGCCGATTGTCAAAATTGTGTCGCCATCTAATGAAGAGTCATTCGATGAAGAATTAGAGCAAGAATGGGAAAAGATCGATGCTACGCCTGAGGTTGCTTCTGTGCCTACGTCGACCGGTTGGATGTCGAGTCTGTCAAATTGGTGGTGGGGCCCTGCTAAGCAAGAAGAAGCTAAACCGGTGGCAACAAGTGCTCGCATGAGCTTGCCCACACAAATTAAATCGACTGAGGAGAAGCCAAGCAAGCATTATCAACAAAGCCAGAGCATCATTGATGCCTATGGTCTAAAAGAAGATCAAGTGGCTGTTGATAAATATGGTGTTCCTTTGCAAAAAGTGGATATGTCACAATCACTCAGAATCGTGCCATCATCAACATTAACATTTGACTATCAGAGTTCGAAGTCAGTAGAAAAAACGCAGCCCGTTGAAACAAAGACAGTTCAGTACACTACGGCTTTAGTGTGCAAATAA
- the folK gene encoding 2-amino-4-hydroxy-6-hydroxymethyldihydropteridine diphosphokinase, producing MMQIAYIGLGSNLAIPHQQVLQAIQQIKALAHTTWLAESSLYLTPPWGIKEQPAFINAVVKIATDLPAHDLLDALLAIEVSQQRVRAQRYGPRTIDCDILLYADEMITTERLQVPHPFLLERAFVVIPLFEIAPALILPTGQILAEVVKKYQDENIKKFILPSEEIE from the coding sequence ATGATGCAAATAGCCTATATAGGATTGGGCAGTAACCTTGCTATCCCTCATCAGCAAGTATTACAAGCGATACAGCAAATAAAAGCGTTAGCTCATACGACTTGGTTAGCAGAGTCTTCATTATATTTAACGCCACCTTGGGGAATTAAAGAACAGCCTGCATTCATTAATGCTGTGGTGAAAATAGCAACCGATTTACCGGCGCATGATTTGCTAGATGCATTATTAGCGATAGAGGTATCCCAACAGAGAGTGCGCGCACAGCGTTATGGGCCTCGCACCATTGATTGTGATATTTTGTTATATGCCGATGAAATGATTACAACAGAGCGCTTACAGGTACCACATCCTTTTTTGTTAGAACGGGCTTTCGTTGTTATTCCTTTATTTGAAATTGCACCGGCATTAATTTTGCCAACAGGTCAAATTTTGGCAGAAGTTGTTAAAAAATACCAAGACGAAAATATTAAAAAATTTATTTTACCATCAGAGGAAATTGAGTGA
- a CDS encoding ankyrin repeat domain-containing protein — translation MAKQGPGIDEDYQALIVLMKALQLRDETVAGQVLTVKPQVRQKCMNQSQTTALMGAVKYNCSEEIFRELIQAPSNINAQDKAGWAVIHLIAKYNRCDLLSILLEQKEVNFNITTAKGESALAIAASCGNDQIIAMLLEKGADYLLADSFEQEQRLPIHLACFAGSLACVQLLLEKEPLLISAVDRVGRTLAHYLAQSDCNNEEEKKAIAALFSGQQLAQESDDGATPVETASYFEHHTIADTMASGQLLSLYQICLNKVCKTDNQSLAKVLEQLPTDIAEKLLDKRSRMDISFK, via the coding sequence ATGGCAAAGCAAGGTCCAGGTATCGATGAAGACTATCAAGCATTGATAGTTCTAATGAAAGCACTACAATTGCGAGATGAAACCGTTGCCGGTCAGGTGTTAACTGTAAAGCCACAAGTTCGACAAAAATGTATGAATCAATCGCAGACAACAGCTTTAATGGGCGCCGTCAAATATAACTGCAGTGAAGAAATTTTTCGTGAATTGATTCAAGCTCCAAGCAATATTAATGCACAAGATAAAGCAGGATGGGCTGTTATCCATTTAATTGCAAAGTATAATCGTTGTGATCTTTTGTCTATATTGCTCGAACAAAAAGAGGTTAATTTTAATATCACTACCGCTAAAGGGGAAAGTGCATTAGCGATTGCCGCAAGCTGTGGGAACGATCAAATTATTGCAATGTTGCTTGAGAAAGGTGCGGATTACTTATTAGCCGATTCGTTTGAACAAGAACAACGATTACCGATTCATCTTGCTTGTTTTGCAGGTAGCCTTGCCTGTGTACAGCTGCTGCTTGAAAAGGAACCACTGCTAATAAGTGCTGTTGATAGGGTTGGCAGAACACTCGCACATTATTTAGCGCAATCAGATTGCAATAATGAAGAAGAAAAAAAAGCCATTGCAGCTTTATTTTCTGGTCAACAATTAGCGCAAGAATCTGATGATGGTGCCACACCTGTGGAAACAGCAAGTTACTTTGAACATCATACGATTGCAGATACGATGGCATCCGGTCAACTTTTGTCGCTTTACCAAATTTGTTTAAACAAGGTTTGCAAAACGGATAATCAATCCCTTGCTAAAGTATTAGAACAATTACCCACTGACATAGCAGAAAAGTTGTTAGATAAACGATCCAGAATGGATATCTCATTCAAATAA